In Flammeovirgaceae bacterium 311, one DNA window encodes the following:
- a CDS encoding hydroxylase for synthesis of 2-methylthio-cis-ribozeatin in tRNA (COG4445 Hydroxylase for synthesis of 2-methylthio-cis-ribozeatin in tRNA), translating to MEDYTKHVLGLQLPTDPRWVNIAGKNLEDILVDHAYCEQKAASSCISLIVRYPEKEALVDMLTPVVAEEWSHFERVVEQLRKRGLGLGPQRKDEYVIALSKTARSGGSRERQLMDQLLINALIEARSCERFKLLWKNLEDPELQKFYYELMVSEAGHYKNFISLAKEYMPAEEVEARWKELLLQEADIIRTLEVRPDRMH from the coding sequence ATGGAAGATTACACAAAGCACGTACTGGGCCTGCAGCTACCCACCGATCCACGCTGGGTAAATATTGCCGGGAAAAACCTAGAAGATATACTGGTAGATCATGCGTATTGCGAGCAAAAAGCAGCCTCCTCCTGCATATCGCTCATTGTACGCTACCCCGAGAAAGAAGCACTGGTAGACATGCTCACGCCTGTAGTTGCCGAAGAATGGAGTCATTTTGAACGGGTGGTGGAGCAGTTGCGCAAGCGCGGCCTGGGTCTGGGGCCGCAGCGAAAAGACGAATACGTAATAGCTCTTAGCAAAACAGCCCGCAGTGGCGGCAGCCGCGAACGGCAGCTCATGGACCAGCTGCTCATCAATGCCCTGATAGAAGCCCGCAGCTGCGAGCGCTTTAAGCTGCTGTGGAAAAACCTGGAGGATCCCGAGCTGCAAAAATTCTATTATGAGCTAATGGTATCAGAAGCCGGCCATTACAAAAACTTCATCAGCCTAGCAAAGGAATACATGCCTGCCGAGGAGGTTGAAGCCCGCTGGAAAGAGCTCCTGCTGCAGGAAGCTGATATTATCCGCACACTGGAAGTTAGGCCCGACAGGATGCATTGA
- a CDS encoding phosphoadenosine phosphosulfate reductase (COG0175 3'-phosphoadenosine 5'-phosphosulfate sulfotransferase (PAPS reductase)/FAD synthetase and related enzymes), producing the protein MIAEIDSLNEHFDKLMPEERLRELFNVQDEQKILFTSSFGSTAVVLLHMLSRVKPGMPVYFLDTGYHFKETLDYKNQVAALLNLNIIDVQAEERKYRFTTENETWRYNQDLCCYINKVRPVEELQKNYDVWVSGLLRFQNANRVNMKVWERKQDILKFHPIIDMTQEEVMLYMQIWDLPTHPMVEAGYDSIGCFHCTTKGNGRSGRWKDSAKTECGLHI; encoded by the coding sequence ATGATAGCTGAAATAGATTCGTTGAACGAACACTTTGATAAGCTTATGCCAGAGGAGCGGCTTAGGGAGTTGTTCAACGTACAGGATGAGCAGAAAATCTTATTTACTTCTTCCTTTGGTAGCACAGCTGTGGTACTCCTGCACATGCTAAGCCGGGTGAAGCCTGGCATGCCTGTGTATTTTTTAGATACCGGTTATCATTTCAAGGAAACCCTTGATTATAAAAACCAGGTGGCAGCACTATTGAATCTGAACATTATTGACGTTCAGGCCGAGGAACGTAAATATCGCTTTACTACAGAGAACGAAACCTGGCGGTACAACCAGGACCTGTGCTGCTACATTAACAAGGTACGCCCGGTAGAGGAGCTGCAAAAGAATTACGATGTGTGGGTTTCCGGACTGCTACGCTTCCAGAACGCCAACCGCGTGAACATGAAGGTGTGGGAGCGCAAGCAGGATATCCTGAAGTTTCATCCCATCATTGACATGACCCAGGAAGAGGTTATGCTCTACATGCAGATCTGGGACCTGCCTACCCACCCCATGGTGGAGGCAGGTTACGACTCTATCGGCTGCTTCCACTGCACGACCAAAGGCAACGGACGCAGTGGCCGCTGGAAAGACTCCGCCAAAACAGAATGTGGATTACACATTTAG
- a CDS encoding siroheme synthase (COG1648 Siroheme synthase (precorrin-2 oxidase/ferrochelatase domain)), with the protein MSTETGSREGNLLFPIFLKIDQLHLLIVGGGNVGLEKLEALLKNNPGAQVTLVGTTIKPEIAAIAEQHPSVKLVQRSFEPQDLNGVDVLILATDSRETHIQIRAQAKERGILTNVADTPDLCDFYLGSTVKKGDLKIGISTNGKSPTFAKRFRELLEEAVPEDVDLLLHNLQQLRNTLKGDFQEKVRVLNEHTASLVEKTNS; encoded by the coding sequence ATGAGCACAGAAACAGGTTCGCGGGAAGGAAATCTGCTGTTTCCTATCTTTTTAAAGATAGACCAGCTGCACCTGCTGATTGTAGGCGGTGGCAATGTAGGCCTGGAGAAACTGGAAGCACTGCTCAAAAACAACCCCGGTGCACAGGTTACTTTGGTAGGCACTACCATCAAACCTGAAATTGCAGCAATAGCCGAACAGCACCCCAGTGTAAAGCTGGTGCAGCGAAGCTTTGAGCCACAAGACCTGAATGGTGTGGATGTGCTGATCTTGGCTACAGACAGCCGCGAAACGCACATCCAGATACGTGCACAGGCTAAGGAAAGAGGCATACTTACCAATGTGGCCGATACCCCCGACCTCTGTGATTTTTACCTGGGTTCTACGGTAAAGAAGGGTGATCTGAAAATTGGTATCTCAACCAATGGCAAGTCTCCCACTTTTGCCAAACGTTTCAGGGAGTTGCTGGAAGAGGCCGTGCCTGAAGATGTAGACCTGCTGCTGCACAACCTGCAGCAGTTAAGAAATACCTTGAAGGGCGATTTTCAGGAAAAAGTCAGGGTGCTGAATGAACATACTGCCAGTCTGGTAGAAAAAACGAACAGTTAA
- a CDS encoding acetyltransferase (GNAT) family protein (COG0454 Histone acetyltransferase HPA2 and related acetyltransferases) — protein sequence MHIRYATTADFDALHRVRLAVLENRLADPSKVTFKDYACMLEGRGKGWVCEEGGQVAGFAIADLQTASIWALFVLPEYERKGVGKLLHNTMVGWCFENTHLKELCLTTDPHTRAETFYRRAGWQSAGAESNGEIRFVLARQQWLRQERTLPEKGNSI from the coding sequence ATGCACATAAGATATGCCACAACAGCAGATTTTGATGCCCTGCACCGGGTACGTTTGGCCGTACTTGAAAATAGGTTAGCAGATCCTTCAAAAGTCACTTTTAAAGATTATGCATGCATGCTTGAGGGGCGGGGCAAGGGCTGGGTGTGTGAGGAGGGTGGCCAGGTTGCAGGCTTTGCCATTGCCGATCTGCAGACAGCCAGTATATGGGCACTGTTTGTGCTGCCGGAATATGAGCGTAAGGGAGTGGGTAAACTGTTGCATAACACGATGGTTGGCTGGTGTTTTGAAAACACACACCTCAAGGAGCTGTGCCTCACTACAGATCCTCATACACGTGCAGAAACCTTTTATAGAAGAGCCGGCTGGCAATCAGCAGGAGCAGAATCTAATGGAGAAATCCGCTTTGTACTTGCCAGGCAGCAGTGGCTAAGGCAAGAAAGAACATTACCGGAAAAGGGCAATAGCATTTAG
- a CDS encoding cys/met metabolism pyridoxal-phosphate-dependent protein (COG0626 Cystathionine beta-lyases/cystathionine gamma-synthases), translated as MTSSFTFEHAEQARALFGDEIAGNIYTRFSNPNNNELVDKLCLLEGTEDGVASASGMAAMFTSMAALLKSGDHILASRSLFGSTHQILTGIFPKWGIEHTYADIDKPETWESLIRKNTKMIFVETPSNPGLDLVDLEWLGKLAAAHNLILNVDNCFATPYLQQPAKWGAHLVTHSATKFIDGQGRAIGGVVLGPQDLIKEVRYFSRHSGPALSPFNGWLLSKSLETLHVRMDRHCENALKIAEYLEDHKDLEFVKYPFLPSHPQHELAKKQMKLGGGLITFNVKGGLERGRRFLDGLKMISFTANLGDTRTSATHPASTTHSKLSDEERAAVGIYPGLVRVSVGLENVNDILEDIENALRISRGITQVAYNI; from the coding sequence ATGACCTCCAGCTTTACGTTTGAGCATGCGGAACAGGCACGTGCCCTTTTTGGCGATGAAATCGCCGGAAACATTTACACCCGCTTCTCAAACCCCAACAACAACGAGCTGGTAGATAAGCTCTGCCTGCTGGAGGGTACCGAAGATGGCGTAGCCAGTGCCTCGGGCATGGCTGCAATGTTTACCAGCATGGCCGCCCTGCTGAAAAGCGGCGATCATATACTGGCCTCCCGCTCACTTTTTGGCTCTACCCACCAGATCCTGACGGGTATATTCCCAAAATGGGGCATAGAGCATACCTATGCCGATATTGATAAACCTGAAACATGGGAAAGCCTGATCCGCAAAAACACTAAAATGATTTTTGTGGAAACACCCTCTAACCCGGGCCTCGACCTGGTTGACCTGGAGTGGCTGGGCAAGCTGGCCGCTGCACATAACCTGATCCTGAACGTGGATAACTGCTTTGCCACCCCCTACCTGCAGCAACCTGCCAAGTGGGGTGCACACCTGGTAACGCATTCTGCCACCAAGTTTATCGATGGCCAGGGTCGTGCCATTGGCGGTGTGGTACTGGGACCGCAGGACCTGATCAAAGAAGTACGTTACTTTAGCCGCCACAGCGGCCCGGCCCTTTCTCCTTTTAATGGCTGGCTGCTCTCCAAGAGCCTGGAGACCCTGCATGTGCGCATGGACCGCCATTGTGAAAATGCCCTGAAAATTGCAGAGTACCTGGAGGATCATAAAGATCTGGAATTTGTAAAGTATCCTTTTCTGCCCTCGCACCCGCAGCACGAACTTGCCAAAAAGCAAATGAAACTGGGTGGCGGCCTCATCACCTTCAATGTAAAAGGCGGGCTGGAGCGCGGCCGCAGGTTCCTGGACGGACTGAAAATGATCTCTTTCACCGCCAACCTTGGTGATACCCGTACCAGCGCCACACACCCGGCCTCTACTACCCACTCCAAGCTTTCGGATGAAGAAAGAGCGGCTGTGGGGATTTATCCCGGCCTTGTACGTGTTAGCGTAGGGTTAGAAAATGTAAACGATATTCTGGAAGATATAGAAAATGCACTACGCATATCGAGAGGTATTACCCAGGTTGCGTATAATATATAA
- a CDS encoding ferredoxin--nitrite reductase (COG0155 Sulfite reductase, beta subunit (hemoprotein)): MSQDTLPLSNKISEAAKADIIDLQQKINAFKTGQILEERFKSFRLTRGVYGQRQLGVQMFRIKIPYGKLTTPQLVRIAEISEDYTNGNLHTTTRQNIQLHFVHLEDTPAMWAKLEEVGVTTKEACGNTVRNVTASDIAGIDPDELFDVAPYAEATFRYFLRNPICQDMGRKIKIAFSSSDKDSAYTYFHDFGFIPKIKIENGEEIRGFKVVVGGGLGAQPFIAETAFEFLHEDKIIPFMNAALRVFDRLGEREKRMKARLKFLLDPKRGITLDQYKELIEQEYTAIPDKSFKVDRTLVEQPEIPAAVDFPQVEITDVARFEQWKRLNLFEQKQRGFYAVNIKLELGNISSATAKALAALVEEGVAANDIRVTINQGLMLKYVRPEALPYLYTRLDELGLAEPGFGTITDITACPGTDTCNLGVTNSTGVAQELETLLKEEYPELIGNTRIDIKISGCMNSCGQHMAASIGLHGSSIKHGELVVPAMQVVLGGGVDPSGKGYVAEKIIKLPTKKIKDAFRLILDDYDANASEGEYFNDYVARKGKMHFYGLLKPLADLNKLVPSDYVDWGHDENFIPEIGMGECAGVSYDVVGTIITDAQERFLFSRRAFEAGRYADAIYHAYSTFIIGAKALLLSKDVHCNTHQGIINDFHTHYFLTGDFALEQPFEELVLQINKNEPEAGFAQAYMQQADAFLANVIAKRQEQVALANEAKDKVVIDTYYKA, from the coding sequence ATGTCACAAGATACACTACCACTTTCCAACAAGATTTCAGAGGCTGCCAAGGCCGATATTATTGATCTGCAGCAGAAGATCAATGCTTTTAAAACAGGGCAGATCCTTGAAGAGCGTTTTAAATCGTTTCGCCTTACCCGCGGTGTGTACGGCCAGCGCCAGCTGGGGGTACAGATGTTCCGCATCAAAATACCTTATGGCAAACTAACTACCCCGCAGTTGGTACGTATTGCCGAGATCTCCGAAGATTACACCAACGGCAACCTGCACACCACTACCCGCCAGAACATTCAGCTGCACTTTGTGCACCTGGAAGATACCCCTGCCATGTGGGCAAAGCTGGAAGAGGTGGGCGTAACTACCAAAGAAGCCTGCGGAAATACAGTTCGTAACGTTACGGCTTCTGATATTGCAGGCATAGATCCTGACGAGCTGTTTGATGTGGCACCTTATGCAGAGGCTACCTTTCGTTACTTCCTGCGCAACCCTATTTGCCAGGACATGGGCCGTAAAATTAAAATAGCTTTCTCCTCCAGCGACAAAGACTCCGCCTATACCTACTTCCACGACTTTGGTTTTATTCCAAAAATCAAGATCGAGAACGGCGAGGAAATACGGGGCTTTAAAGTAGTGGTGGGCGGTGGCCTGGGTGCACAGCCTTTCATTGCCGAAACTGCTTTTGAGTTCCTGCATGAGGATAAGATCATCCCATTCATGAACGCTGCCCTGCGTGTTTTTGACCGCCTGGGCGAGCGCGAAAAGCGTATGAAGGCCCGTCTGAAATTTTTGCTGGACCCTAAGCGCGGCATTACGCTGGATCAGTACAAAGAGCTGATTGAGCAGGAGTACACTGCCATTCCGGACAAAAGCTTTAAAGTAGACCGCACGCTGGTAGAGCAGCCCGAAATTCCTGCTGCCGTAGATTTCCCTCAGGTGGAAATTACAGATGTGGCAAGATTTGAGCAGTGGAAGCGCCTGAACCTTTTTGAGCAAAAGCAAAGGGGATTTTATGCGGTTAACATCAAGCTGGAGCTAGGCAATATCTCTTCTGCCACAGCCAAAGCACTGGCTGCGCTGGTAGAGGAAGGCGTGGCTGCCAACGACATCAGGGTTACCATTAACCAGGGCCTGATGCTGAAATACGTACGCCCTGAAGCGCTACCATATCTATATACTCGACTTGACGAATTGGGACTAGCAGAGCCTGGCTTTGGCACCATTACCGATATTACCGCCTGCCCTGGTACAGATACCTGCAACCTGGGCGTTACCAACAGCACCGGCGTTGCACAGGAGCTGGAAACACTTCTGAAAGAAGAGTATCCTGAACTCATTGGCAACACCCGCATCGATATCAAAATCAGCGGCTGTATGAACTCCTGCGGTCAGCACATGGCCGCCAGCATTGGTTTACATGGCAGCTCCATCAAGCATGGAGAACTGGTTGTGCCAGCCATGCAGGTAGTACTGGGCGGTGGCGTAGATCCTTCCGGCAAAGGCTATGTAGCTGAAAAGATCATCAAGCTGCCTACAAAAAAAATCAAAGATGCCTTCCGCCTGATTCTGGATGATTATGATGCCAATGCCAGCGAAGGCGAGTACTTTAACGACTACGTAGCCCGCAAAGGTAAAATGCACTTCTACGGCCTGCTGAAGCCACTGGCCGACCTGAACAAGCTGGTGCCCAGCGATTATGTTGACTGGGGCCATGATGAAAACTTTATTCCTGAAATTGGAATGGGTGAGTGCGCCGGCGTGAGCTACGATGTGGTAGGCACCATTATTACGGATGCCCAGGAGCGCTTCCTGTTTTCCAGGAGAGCTTTCGAAGCCGGACGTTATGCCGATGCCATTTACCATGCCTACAGCACCTTTATCATTGGCGCCAAAGCACTGCTGCTAAGTAAAGATGTACACTGCAATACACACCAGGGTATTATTAACGATTTCCATACACATTATTTCCTGACCGGAGATTTTGCCCTGGAGCAGCCTTTTGAAGAGCTGGTACTACAGATCAACAAAAATGAGCCGGAAGCCGGCTTTGCACAAGCCTATATGCAACAGGCTGATGCTTTCCTTGCCAATGTAATTGCAAAACGCCAGGAGCAGGTAGCACTCGCCAATGAGGCCAAAGATAAGGTAGTAATTGACACCTACTACAAAGCATAA
- a CDS encoding hypothetical protein (COG1145 Ferredoxin), which yields MALYITDECINCGACEPECPNTAIYEGGREWAWGEGTSLQSVELEDGSAAGATNPQAPLSDEFYYIVSGKCTECIGFHEEPQCAAVCPVDCCVPDPDYAEAEEELLAKKEWLHEA from the coding sequence ATGGCACTATACATTACCGACGAATGCATTAACTGTGGGGCCTGCGAGCCAGAATGCCCCAATACCGCTATTTACGAAGGCGGCCGTGAATGGGCCTGGGGCGAAGGTACTTCCCTGCAGTCAGTAGAGCTGGAAGATGGCTCTGCTGCTGGCGCCACCAACCCACAGGCGCCACTCTCCGACGAGTTTTATTATATCGTATCCGGCAAATGCACTGAGTGTATCGGCTTCCATGAGGAGCCGCAATGTGCAGCTGTTTGCCCGGTAGATTGCTGTGTGCCCGACCCCGATTATGCCGAAGCAGAAGAAGAGCTGCTGGCAAAAAAAGAATGGCTGCACGAGGCTTAA
- a CDS encoding interphotoreceptor retinoid-binding protein (COG0793 Periplasmic protease) has product MKYLFLILIFLGFYVSVEAQEPPVLTKQDRTSIIESVASQLDQHYIFPDKAKEMGAYLKKRNKEKFYDQIVNYKAFAEVLTKDLQTVHKDLHMKLYYNPKFVQDLRNRNFMKGPAPEILQQQEASARKDNFGFVKVERLPGNIGYLDFRQFYPLSEEAKNTVAAAMGFLANTDAVIVDLRNNRGGDPEMVQLVLSYFMDKTPVHYNSLYTRSDSATRDFYSLAEVEGKKMPATDLYVLTSKRTFSAAEEFTYNLQNLKRATIVGETTGGGAHPTRPYVINDYLVLNIPFERAINPFTKTNWEGTGVTPDVAIEADKALLKARELALLEMKENAADVKDKAAAEWQLQPVRAALNPVQPLGSAISRYAGTYGEAIISYEGGNLFYKRTGRPKVKMIPVTEDLFQLEGMDYFRLKFTKGPDGKVEKLISLYDSGETDESVRQK; this is encoded by the coding sequence ATGAAGTACCTGTTTTTAATACTGATTTTTTTAGGGTTTTATGTTTCTGTGGAGGCGCAGGAGCCACCAGTGCTCACAAAACAGGATAGAACCAGCATCATTGAATCTGTTGCCAGCCAGCTGGACCAGCACTATATATTTCCGGATAAAGCAAAGGAAATGGGTGCTTATCTGAAGAAGAGAAACAAAGAAAAATTCTATGATCAGATTGTGAATTATAAAGCCTTTGCAGAGGTACTGACTAAAGATCTGCAAACAGTGCATAAAGACCTGCACATGAAGCTCTATTACAATCCAAAGTTTGTGCAGGATCTGCGAAACCGGAATTTCATGAAGGGACCCGCTCCTGAAATACTGCAGCAGCAGGAGGCAAGCGCCAGAAAGGATAATTTTGGTTTTGTAAAAGTGGAGCGTTTACCTGGTAATATAGGTTATCTGGATTTCAGGCAGTTTTACCCCTTAAGCGAGGAAGCCAAAAATACGGTTGCTGCTGCTATGGGTTTTCTGGCTAATACTGATGCTGTAATCGTTGACCTCCGTAATAACAGGGGAGGCGATCCTGAAATGGTTCAGCTTGTACTGAGTTATTTTATGGATAAAACTCCCGTACACTATAACAGCTTGTATACCAGGTCTGATAGTGCTACCAGGGATTTTTATTCGCTGGCAGAAGTGGAGGGAAAGAAGATGCCTGCCACTGATTTATATGTACTTACCAGTAAGCGCACCTTTTCGGCAGCAGAGGAATTTACCTATAACCTCCAGAACCTGAAGCGGGCCACTATTGTGGGAGAAACAACCGGAGGAGGTGCCCACCCAACACGGCCTTATGTTATAAATGATTATCTGGTGCTGAATATTCCATTTGAACGGGCTATCAATCCATTCACAAAAACCAACTGGGAAGGCACGGGTGTAACACCAGATGTAGCCATAGAAGCGGATAAAGCGCTTTTAAAAGCCCGGGAGCTTGCGTTGTTAGAAATGAAAGAAAATGCTGCGGATGTCAAAGATAAAGCAGCTGCAGAGTGGCAGCTTCAGCCTGTACGGGCAGCGCTAAACCCGGTGCAGCCGCTCGGTTCAGCCATTAGCAGGTATGCAGGCACTTATGGTGAAGCAATCATCAGCTACGAAGGGGGTAATCTATTCTATAAGCGAACCGGCAGGCCCAAAGTAAAGATGATTCCCGTGACAGAAGATCTTTTTCAGCTGGAGGGTATGGATTATTTCCGGCTTAAATTCACGAAGGGTCCTGATGGTAAAGTTGAAAAACTAATTAGCCTGTACGATTCAGGAGAAACTGATGAATCGGTACGGCAAAAATAA
- a CDS encoding antimicrobial peptide ABC transporter permease (COG0577 ABC-type antimicrobial peptide transport system, permease component): MNFKENIFEGLRSVRGNMLRSILTAAIVAIGITALVGILTAIDGLQASISNNFADLGANAFTIERVETGRQRRSEGRQEKSFPEVSFFEANRFKDYYTVPAKVSISTLITYNAEAKYGSKKTNPNMVVTGADENFLELSGYSLSDGRNFTPTEIQNATNAVIIGPTIRETLFEQNQNPVGAEITVLNTRFRVIGVMEEKGSMGGNSGSGRAMLIPVTGASRFATDQALSYAVEVVINNPAQIEDAMGEAAGLMRAIRQDPLNQPDSFELKRNISAAEELAETSSMMRIGGFIIGIITLLGASIGLMNIMMVSVTERTREIGVRKALGATPQKIRQQFLIEAIVICLIGGFIGIILGILIGNFVSTLVGEGVFLIPWLWIIMGVTLCIGVGLSSGYYPARKAANLDPVESLRFE; the protein is encoded by the coding sequence TTGAATTTTAAAGAAAATATATTTGAAGGATTGCGGTCTGTAAGGGGCAATATGCTCCGGAGTATTTTAACAGCCGCCATCGTAGCTATAGGTATTACAGCCTTAGTGGGTATTCTTACTGCCATTGACGGGCTCCAGGCTTCGATCAGCAACAATTTTGCAGACCTGGGTGCCAATGCATTCACCATAGAAAGAGTAGAAACGGGCAGGCAGCGCAGGTCTGAAGGCCGGCAGGAAAAAAGTTTTCCGGAGGTAAGCTTTTTTGAGGCCAACCGCTTTAAAGACTATTATACAGTGCCAGCTAAAGTATCTATCAGCACCCTGATAACGTACAATGCCGAAGCTAAATACGGCTCAAAGAAAACCAATCCCAATATGGTAGTGACAGGGGCCGACGAAAATTTCCTGGAACTCTCCGGCTATTCATTAAGCGATGGCAGGAATTTTACACCTACCGAAATTCAAAATGCGACCAATGCAGTTATCATTGGCCCAACCATACGAGAAACATTGTTTGAACAAAATCAGAATCCTGTTGGTGCAGAAATAACGGTGCTCAACACCCGCTTCCGTGTAATCGGGGTAATGGAAGAGAAAGGCTCAATGGGTGGCAACAGTGGTTCAGGCAGGGCTATGCTTATCCCGGTAACCGGTGCAAGCCGCTTTGCAACAGACCAGGCCCTGTCTTATGCAGTGGAGGTAGTGATTAACAACCCTGCACAAATAGAAGATGCCATGGGCGAAGCCGCCGGCCTGATGCGGGCCATACGTCAGGACCCTTTGAACCAGCCCGACTCCTTCGAGTTAAAACGCAATATTTCTGCTGCCGAAGAACTGGCTGAAACAAGTAGCATGATGAGAATTGGGGGTTTTATCATTGGCATCATTACGCTTCTGGGTGCTTCCATCGGCCTGATGAACATAATGATGGTATCGGTAACGGAACGTACCCGCGAGATAGGCGTACGTAAAGCATTAGGCGCCACCCCTCAGAAAATACGCCAGCAGTTTCTGATCGAAGCTATCGTAATTTGCCTGATTGGCGGATTCATCGGTATTATTCTTGGAATTTTAATAGGTAACTTTGTTTCCACCCTGGTGGGAGAAGGCGTATTTTTGATTCCCTGGCTGTGGATAATTATGGGTGTTACCCTCTGTATCGGGGTAGGTTTAAGCTCTGGTTATTATCCTGCACGCAAAGCCGCTAATTTAGATCCGGTAGAATCCTTGCGTTTTGAATAA
- a CDS encoding tetraacyldisaccharide 4''-kinase (COG1663 Tetraacyldisaccharide-1-P 4'-kinase), translated as MIAPLYPLSILYDGITRSRNLLYERGWFNSYGFDRLLISVGNLSVGGTGKTPMVEYLVRLLLPHYPLATLSRGYGRSTKGFRLATPLDTALTLGDEPYQYYRKWEGSLPVAVGEDRALAINYLLKERPELEIILLDDAYQHRRVRPHFNILLTTFQQPFWRDHLLPAGRLRESRKGAKRAQALVITKCPATLPEAEQHRLEQAARQYLNEDVPVFFSTIEYEPALPLSQLATKEPPKPGSPVLLLSGLANPKPLVEWVRTHYQLVGHQQYGDHHQFTAANLKKLQEEYYSHAGTGTIIITSEKDAARLVHPQLKLMLQELPLYYIPIRQRFLESDSKDFDLLILKSMAEKLRRDT; from the coding sequence ATGATTGCACCGCTCTACCCTTTGTCTATTCTGTATGATGGCATTACCCGAAGCCGGAATCTGCTCTACGAACGGGGCTGGTTCAACTCCTATGGGTTTGACCGCCTGCTGATCAGCGTGGGGAATTTATCTGTAGGCGGCACAGGAAAAACCCCTATGGTGGAGTATCTGGTGCGGCTGCTCCTGCCTCACTACCCGCTTGCCACCCTAAGCCGGGGTTATGGCCGTTCTACCAAAGGTTTTAGGCTTGCCACTCCCCTCGATACCGCCCTTACACTAGGCGACGAGCCCTATCAGTATTACCGCAAGTGGGAAGGCAGCTTACCGGTAGCCGTTGGAGAAGATCGCGCACTTGCCATTAATTACTTATTAAAAGAGCGGCCGGAGCTGGAGATTATTTTGCTCGACGATGCCTACCAGCATCGGCGGGTTCGCCCCCACTTTAATATACTGCTTACTACTTTTCAGCAGCCATTCTGGCGGGACCACCTGTTGCCGGCAGGGCGGCTGCGGGAGAGCCGGAAGGGTGCTAAGCGGGCACAGGCACTGGTAATTACCAAGTGCCCGGCCACCTTACCAGAGGCAGAACAACATCGGCTGGAACAGGCGGCCAGGCAGTACTTAAATGAAGATGTGCCTGTTTTCTTCAGCACCATTGAATATGAACCTGCACTGCCGCTTTCCCAGCTGGCCACTAAAGAACCTCCCAAACCCGGCAGCCCGGTACTGTTGCTTAGTGGCCTGGCCAATCCCAAACCGCTGGTAGAGTGGGTGCGTACGCATTATCAACTGGTGGGGCATCAGCAATATGGCGATCATCACCAGTTTACAGCGGCAAACCTGAAAAAGCTGCAGGAGGAGTATTACAGCCATGCGGGTACAGGTACCATTATTATCACAAGCGAAAAAGATGCCGCCAGACTGGTACATCCGCAGTTAAAACTAATGCTGCAGGAGCTGCCTTTGTACTATATACCCATACGCCAGCGTTTCCTGGAGAGCGATTCCAAAGATTTTGATCTATTGATTTTAAAAAGCATGGCTGAAAAATTACGCCGTGATACTTGA